In the Bacillus sp. FJAT-42376 genome, GGGGCAGCTGCTGGACCTTGGCTGCGGTACCGGGCAGCTCACACTCAGGCTTTCGGACTGGTTTGAAAAAATGATCGGAGTAGACCCTGAAGAAGAAATGCTTGGAGAAGCAGAGCGGAACCGCCTGGCAGCAAGGGTGGAGCATTGTGAGTGGAAACCTGGTAAAGCGGAGTGTTATTTGAAGGGGGTGCAGACTGAAAAATATCGTCTTGTGCTGATGGCAAAATCGTTTCACTGGATGGATCAGTCAGCTGTTTTAGCATCATTGTACAGCCAAGTTGATGAGGAGGGAGGAATTGCGATTGTAGATGCTTATGATTCGAATCAGGAGCCCGAACCATGGCAGCTTGAACTGGATCGAATCGTAAAGAAATGGTACGGGGAAGAGCGGAAGGCTGGAAAAACCGTATATGCGCACCCGTCAATGAGCTATGAAGAAAGGGTCTCCCGTTCAGGGTTTCATGCGGAGGTCCTCCGTCTGCCTGCTTATCAGCATGTTTGGACGGCCGATTCCATCATTGGTAATCTTTATTCAACCTCCTATGGGTCAATAAGATGGATAGAAGATCGGGAGTCATTTGAAACGGAACTGAGAGAAGCACTTTTGCGCATTCATCCGGATGATGCATTTATGGAAGAAATCCGGTTAACCGTCATTTTAGGCCAAAAGAAAAAAACGCCCTAAGGACGTCTGTCTTTCTCCACCAGCGCAAATCCAATATGGGATAACGCCGCTGCCAGAGATTTTTTTACTAAAATTCCGTCTACTATCAAATTGCTTTGGACCATATTTTGAGCCTGCACAGGCAGGATGCCCGTGAGGATTGGGGTGACTCCGATTAATGAGAGCATGTTCGCCAGCTGGACGAGGTGATGGATAACGTCTCTGTTAACGCGGAGAATCCCTGATAAATCAAGAATAAGGTATTGAAGCGAGCGGTCTGAGCTCTGTTTCAAGGTGGACTGGATGATAATCTGTGCCCTTTTTTCACTGATGTCGCCGATAATCGGCAGAACGGCCACTCCGTCTGTGAGCGGCACCATCGGAGCAGATAGCTCTTCGATTTCCCGGTTCACCTTGTCCAAATCGAGGACATAGCTTAAGAGGGAGGCCATCGTAGTGAAAAGTTCAACGTGCTCTTCTTCAAAGCTTACCGTTTTAGAATCAAGGCCGCAGATCGTCCCGTAGTTTTCCCCCGTGCTGTAATTGATCGGAATGCCGATAAAGCTTCCTCCCGCAAGATTTCGGGTAACGTCCATATCTTTTGTTAATTCATTTTGGTTCAAGTCCTCTATCAATAGGATGCGGTTCCCATGATCGACACTCAGTTTGCAGAATGTATCCTGAAACGGCATGGTTTCCCCGTTGCTCAGCAGCACATAATCCCGGTTCACAACCTTTTCAATTTCATTGAATCGCTGATCATTTTTCGCAATGAAAAGGGTGTTCAATGGGACAACACCACTCATAAAACGCAGAATCATTTCTGCCGCCTCGTCAAAATTTTTAATCGAATGAATCATGGGAATCCTCCCTTTCTATTGGCTAAAGTGTTGTGATTCAGTTCATCTTTTGAGAATCAATGAGAATTCCTGTGGATTAAAAAAATTAAATACCCTTTATTTCCTTCCTTTAAACATGAAATCTCCACTAAAACACCTAAAATTTCAAAAAAATACATATTTTTCTCCGCAAGTGTCTCATTCTCCTGTAAAATATAGGTTGTGTTTGTCAAATAATAGAATTTAATAGAAGGAATTTAAAATGGAAAAAACAAAGAGACTCATTCTCCTTCTTCCTCTGATTTTTACATGCCGGTACGTGCTTTCTGCCGTTCAATCTGCTTCTCCTGCAGTACTTGCGGATTGGGCAGCTAATACTCTCCTTCTTCTTGCGGCAGCCGTCCCCGTGGTGAAAAAAGCCCATGTGAACAAGGCAGCTGACTGGATTGTACTCGGAGGATTTGTATGGTTTTTATGCGTTCTCCATGAAAAGGTCACGTTTGTCTCCCTTTCTTCTTATTTAACTGCGGAACACACGCAAAGCCTGCATGTTCAAACAAACCTCATTAATCTTATTCCATTTAAAACCATCTGCATGACGTTCAGCCGGCCAGACATTCCTGCGGTAATGATGGTTCAAATTGCAGGGAATGCGCTTATGCTCGCTCCGGTTTCGTTCTGTGTCCAGCATTTAAAAATAGCGAAGGATTGGAGGACAGCCATGTTCATGACCTTTTTGGTTTCAGCGGGAATAGAGGGGGCCCAGCTGATTCTCGCTTTTTTCCAATCAGCCATTCCTTACGCAGAAGGACGGGCAACAGATATCGATGATGTCATTTTGAATACGTTCAGCGGACTCATTGGATGTCTGATGTTTTGGGCCGTTAAAACCGTCAAAAGCAAACCGGCCGATTCAGAGGTACACCATTATTAATTGTTACCAGGAGGATTTTCATGTTTAACAGAAAGCTAGTTTTCTATGTTCTTATTTTTCTTCTTTTCGCAGGACAAGCAAGTCCGGCCAAGGCAGCTGCAGCGGTGCCAAATGTGTACAGCCACTACGGTGTCGTTATGGATGCAAAGACCGGGGAACTGCTTTATACGAAAAGACAGGATGAAAAATGGTATCCGGCGAGCATGACCAAGGTGCTGACCGCGATGATTCTGATGGACCAAGTAAAGCCCGGCACAATGATGACGGCAAGCAAAAATGCCGTTAGCAAAGACGGCAGCAATTCCTACTTCCGGTTAAAGGCGGGCGAAAAAATGAGCCGGGACGATGCTTTGAAAGCCCTCCTCATCTTAAGCTGCAATGATGTCGCCGCGATGATCGCCGAGCATGTAGCAGGAAGCGAAGCGAAGTTCAGTGTCCTGATGAACGAGAAAGCAAAGGAAATCGGGGCTAAAAAGAGCCACTTTGTGACGCCGAATGGACTTCATCACAGCAAACACTACACAACCAGCCAGGACATGGCGCTGATTACAAGGGAAGCGTACTTAAACTATCCGGACGTCCTAAAAACGATGGGAACGAAGTCCGCGACGGTCCGTACGTCGAAGCGCACCGTAAAAGTGACAAACAAGTCCGCCTTCCACAGCATGCCGAATGTAATCGGCGGAAAGACGGGATACACGAATGCAGCCCGCAATGCCCTTGTGGAAATCGTCCAGAAAGGGGATGCCACCCTGATCGGAGTCGTCATGAAATCCACAAAGGCACATGCCGTCAAGGATCTTGCCGCGATGACAGCCTATTCCTTCTCGATGATGCAGACGATCCAGCCCGTTTTCGCCGGACAAGCCGTTGCCACCATTAATGTCCGGAATACTCCCGTTCCGCTCGTCGTGCAAAACGCCATTTCCTTTTCTGCCAAAAAGGACTCAAGGCTGCCGGTTACGATTAAAAATATTTACCCCAGAACGCCGATTGCATCCATTGCGGTTGGACAGCCGTTTGGTGAGGTGACGGTATGGAAGAACGGGGTGATGGTGGGGAGATCGCCGCTTATTTCGACCGTTGAAGTGCTGGGGCCGGTTAATCTGTAACTTTAAAAGACAGCCTGGTGTAAAGAGGGCTGTCTTTAGTCATTTATTGAAGGAAAACAGAAAAATAAATGGGGTATCACCAAACGGATAGACTTGTTCTTGAATCATTTTTGTCAGTAATATAGCGGAGATGATGAAACCCTTGAATGTCTGCCTGTTGGTACAAGTTTTCAAGCTTTTCCTTGTCTTTGCAATAAATCGTTACATTTATAGTATCGACCACTAAAAGAACCAGCTGACAATGGCTGTTTACAAATTCCTCATACGTATCAACCCGTTCGTAATGCTCCCCTCTCGGATAGGCTTGCAAATTTGCAAAGATGAGATAATACATATTGTTTTCCAGAAGTTTTCTAAGAAGCAAGCCGTCCATTCCGCTTTTCTCTTCCGGAAATAGAGGTCTCTCTAGTGCATTATCTTCCACAATATAGGACTCTTCATGCCCGATTGTCCAGACGAATTCAGTCATCTCAAACGGAGCCAATACTTCCCAAAGAAATCTTCCGTGTTCATTGGGGATTTCAAAATCAATGCCTCGTTTCATTTTATCTCCTGCCTTTTGTATTAAAACAACTTTTCCTATTAATAAGAGCCTAACATAAGCAGCGTCAGCAGAGAACAATCCCCATTTAAATACAGTTTTTTGGGGCGGTGCCTGA is a window encoding:
- a CDS encoding class I SAM-dependent methyltransferase — encoded protein: MTNYGKNLFKGTAAYYSKYRPVYPSSLIRMLVDRFRLDGKGQLLDLGCGTGQLTLRLSDWFEKMIGVDPEEEMLGEAERNRLAARVEHCEWKPGKAECYLKGVQTEKYRLVLMAKSFHWMDQSAVLASLYSQVDEEGGIAIVDAYDSNQEPEPWQLELDRIVKKWYGEERKAGKTVYAHPSMSYEERVSRSGFHAEVLRLPAYQHVWTADSIIGNLYSTSYGSIRWIEDRESFETELREALLRIHPDDAFMEEIRLTVILGQKKKTP
- a CDS encoding STAS domain-containing protein, yielding MIHSIKNFDEAAEMILRFMSGVVPLNTLFIAKNDQRFNEIEKVVNRDYVLLSNGETMPFQDTFCKLSVDHGNRILLIEDLNQNELTKDMDVTRNLAGGSFIGIPINYSTGENYGTICGLDSKTVSFEEEHVELFTTMASLLSYVLDLDKVNREIEELSAPMVPLTDGVAVLPIIGDISEKRAQIIIQSTLKQSSDRSLQYLILDLSGILRVNRDVIHHLVQLANMLSLIGVTPILTGILPVQAQNMVQSNLIVDGILVKKSLAAALSHIGFALVEKDRRP
- a CDS encoding VanZ family protein; amino-acid sequence: MEKTKRLILLLPLIFTCRYVLSAVQSASPAVLADWAANTLLLLAAAVPVVKKAHVNKAADWIVLGGFVWFLCVLHEKVTFVSLSSYLTAEHTQSLHVQTNLINLIPFKTICMTFSRPDIPAVMMVQIAGNALMLAPVSFCVQHLKIAKDWRTAMFMTFLVSAGIEGAQLILAFFQSAIPYAEGRATDIDDVILNTFSGLIGCLMFWAVKTVKSKPADSEVHHY
- a CDS encoding D-alanyl-D-alanine carboxypeptidase family protein; the protein is MFNRKLVFYVLIFLLFAGQASPAKAAAAVPNVYSHYGVVMDAKTGELLYTKRQDEKWYPASMTKVLTAMILMDQVKPGTMMTASKNAVSKDGSNSYFRLKAGEKMSRDDALKALLILSCNDVAAMIAEHVAGSEAKFSVLMNEKAKEIGAKKSHFVTPNGLHHSKHYTTSQDMALITREAYLNYPDVLKTMGTKSATVRTSKRTVKVTNKSAFHSMPNVIGGKTGYTNAARNALVEIVQKGDATLIGVVMKSTKAHAVKDLAAMTAYSFSMMQTIQPVFAGQAVATINVRNTPVPLVVQNAISFSAKKDSRLPVTIKNIYPRTPIASIAVGQPFGEVTVWKNGVMVGRSPLISTVEVLGPVNL
- a CDS encoding DUF2691 family protein, with the protein product MKRGIDFEIPNEHGRFLWEVLAPFEMTEFVWTIGHEESYIVEDNALERPLFPEEKSGMDGLLLRKLLENNMYYLIFANLQAYPRGEHYERVDTYEEFVNSHCQLVLLVVDTINVTIYCKDKEKLENLYQQADIQGFHHLRYITDKNDSRTSLSVW